In Dolichospermum flos-aquae CCAP 1403/13F, the following proteins share a genomic window:
- a CDS encoding aromatic ring-hydroxylating dioxygenase subunit alpha — translation MVQTQSLINDNSITEILPGGSNPDAFELAEAWYPVHYLQDLDKSKPTPFTLLGKDIVIWWDQKNSSWQVFIDQCPHRLAPLSEGRINEDGLLECPYHGWTFAGDGSCQKIPQQVAGGKAETSPRACVPSLPTTERQGLLFVYAGNPENAINTKVPVVEPIESAPEGWVIMNTFRDVPYDALTLLENILDPSHIAFTHHLTVGNRANAAPLELEIVESGKHGFEGIWKQGLKAGQSGKLSTTFIAPGLMWHDINAEKGRILTVVYAVPIRKGECRIIARFPFNFKSKLPGFFIKIRPRWYVHIGQNGVLEDDQIFLHYQERYLAAKGGSANFNKAFYLATKADTFVAELRKWVNQYHGETFPGESFPPLLLNKEALLERYHSHTEKCASCRQALRRIQQLKFWCGVLTIVALASSPLLTFLVETKSILLVMVETFFPLLLGAGWWKLSQLEREFYEGRIIPPRNLPEKKR, via the coding sequence ATGGTGCAAACACAATCTCTGATCAACGATAATTCTATCACAGAAATATTACCTGGAGGGAGTAACCCAGATGCTTTTGAATTAGCAGAAGCATGGTATCCAGTTCACTACCTTCAAGATTTAGACAAATCCAAACCCACACCTTTCACTCTTTTGGGTAAAGATATTGTGATTTGGTGGGATCAGAAAAACTCATCTTGGCAAGTATTTATAGATCAATGTCCTCACCGTCTTGCACCTCTTTCTGAAGGCAGAATTAATGAAGATGGACTATTAGAATGTCCTTATCATGGTTGGACATTTGCTGGAGATGGAAGTTGTCAAAAAATTCCCCAACAGGTTGCAGGTGGAAAAGCAGAAACCTCTCCCAGGGCTTGTGTACCATCTTTACCAACAACAGAAAGACAGGGATTATTATTTGTCTATGCTGGTAATCCAGAAAATGCCATAAATACCAAAGTTCCTGTAGTTGAACCCATAGAATCAGCGCCAGAAGGCTGGGTAATTATGAACACTTTTCGAGATGTTCCTTATGATGCTTTAACATTATTAGAAAATATCCTTGATCCTAGTCATATTGCCTTTACCCATCATCTGACAGTGGGAAATCGTGCCAATGCTGCACCTTTAGAATTAGAAATAGTTGAATCAGGAAAACATGGTTTTGAAGGGATTTGGAAACAAGGATTAAAAGCGGGACAATCGGGAAAACTTTCCACAACATTTATTGCCCCTGGTTTGATGTGGCATGATATTAATGCGGAAAAAGGCAGAATTTTAACTGTTGTTTATGCTGTCCCCATTCGCAAAGGTGAATGTCGAATTATTGCCCGTTTTCCTTTTAATTTCAAGTCTAAACTACCAGGATTTTTTATTAAAATTCGTCCTCGTTGGTATGTCCATATTGGACAAAATGGCGTTTTAGAAGATGATCAAATTTTTCTCCATTATCAAGAACGTTATTTAGCTGCTAAAGGTGGTAGTGCTAATTTTAATAAAGCCTTTTATCTGGCGACAAAAGCAGATACTTTTGTGGCTGAGTTACGTAAATGGGTAAATCAATATCATGGGGAAACATTTCCGGGAGAATCTTTCCCACCACTTTTATTGAATAAAGAAGCACTACTAGAAAGATATCATTCTCACACAGAAAAATGTGCCAGTTGTCGTCAGGCTTTAAGGAGGATTCAACAGTTAAAATTTTGGTGTGGTGTTCTGACTATTGTTGCTTTGGCTAGTAGTCCTTTATTGACTTTTTTGGTGGAGACAAAATCAATTTTACTGGTGATGGTGGAAACATTTTTTCCTCTTTTATTGGGTGCAGGATGGTGGAAATTAAGTCAGTTGGAAAGGGAGTTTTATGAAGGGAGAATAATCCCCCCACGCAATTTACCGGAGAAAAAAAGATAA
- the crcB gene encoding fluoride efflux transporter CrcB — MLQQTEIRVPIAISLGAIAGALSRYYLTLWLTNRFGFGFPYGTFFINISGCLAMGFFATLAMEKTAMISPEVKLIAATGFLGAYTTFSTFGLDTVGLLQRGNWLAAAGYFSGSTILGIISVQLGMVLARMFN, encoded by the coding sequence ATGTTACAACAGACAGAAATTCGTGTTCCCATTGCCATTAGTTTAGGGGCAATAGCTGGGGCTTTAAGTCGCTATTATTTAACTTTGTGGTTGACAAACCGCTTTGGTTTTGGTTTTCCCTATGGAACTTTTTTTATTAATATTAGTGGTTGTTTAGCAATGGGGTTTTTCGCAACTTTAGCTATGGAAAAAACAGCGATGATTTCCCCAGAAGTTAAGTTGATTGCCGCTACAGGATTTTTAGGTGCATATACTACTTTTTCTACTTTTGGGTTAGATACAGTTGGCTTGTTACAACGTGGTAATTGGTTAGCTGCTGCTGGTTATTTTTCAGGTAGTACAATTTTAGGAATTATCAGTGTTCAATTAGGGATGGTTCTTGCTAGAATGTTCAATTAG
- a CDS encoding M48 family metalloprotease has product MGNQLKTAILLGTLSGLLIAISYWVIGGTGGLIIGIGLAAATNLFSWYQSDKIALAVYNAQPVTAAEAPALYRIVQKLSSRANIPMPGVYIVPSPTANAFATGRDPEHAAVAVTAGILDILPEDELEGVIAHELTHIINRDTLTQAVAATVAGAVSFLAQMLSYSLWFGGGSRDNERGGNPLGVLATVIFAPMAATIIQLAISRTREFSADAGAAKLTGNPRALARALQRLESTARQMPLNANPAFEPLLIIHPISGQFLGNLFSSHPATEARVEALLQLERQLISR; this is encoded by the coding sequence ATGGGAAATCAACTGAAAACGGCTATTTTACTAGGGACTCTAAGTGGCTTATTGATAGCAATTAGTTACTGGGTAATTGGTGGTACGGGGGGCTTGATTATAGGAATTGGGTTAGCAGCAGCGACTAATTTATTCTCCTGGTATCAATCAGATAAGATTGCTTTAGCCGTATATAACGCCCAGCCTGTCACCGCAGCGGAAGCACCAGCACTGTATCGTATTGTCCAAAAATTATCTAGCCGTGCCAATATTCCCATGCCGGGAGTGTACATTGTTCCTAGTCCCACTGCCAACGCTTTTGCTACAGGACGAGATCCTGAACACGCGGCTGTGGCTGTCACCGCCGGGATTTTAGACATCCTCCCAGAGGATGAATTAGAAGGCGTAATTGCCCACGAACTTACCCACATTATTAATCGTGATACCTTAACTCAAGCGGTGGCGGCTACTGTGGCTGGGGCTGTTTCTTTCCTAGCACAAATGCTCAGTTATAGTCTGTGGTTTGGTGGCGGTTCACGGGATAATGAAAGAGGTGGCAATCCTTTAGGTGTATTAGCTACAGTTATTTTTGCCCCTATGGCTGCAACAATTATTCAGTTAGCTATTTCCCGGACTAGAGAGTTTTCTGCTGATGCTGGTGCGGCAAAATTAACAGGTAATCCTCGCGCCTTAGCTAGGGCTTTACAAAGGTTAGAATCTACAGCTAGACAAATGCCTTTGAATGCTAATCCAGCTTTTGAACCATTATTAATTATTCATCCCATTTCTGGGCAGTTTTTGGGAAATCTTTTCTCTAGTCACCCAGCAACTGAAGCAAGAGTAGAAGCTTTACTACAATTAGAAAGGCAACTGATTAGTCGTTAA
- a CDS encoding tetratricopeptide repeat protein yields MLATFPTANIIAISVVIFGLAILGYLSIKTLITSNLFQKGINFYQAKDFENAEIALRKVIAINSTNDMVRLLLGDILNQKGQIAEAKALFCGVIDSSPKNPDAYLRLANILMQEQQEVEAKSNLVQAKELLQKQRQPERAKKVSVLLDKMSKL; encoded by the coding sequence ATGTTAGCAACATTTCCTACTGCCAATATTATCGCCATTTCCGTAGTCATTTTTGGTCTTGCCATTCTTGGTTATTTAAGTATCAAAACATTGATTACTTCTAATTTATTTCAAAAAGGCATCAATTTTTATCAAGCTAAAGATTTTGAAAATGCTGAAATAGCTTTGAGAAAAGTCATTGCTATCAACTCTACCAATGATATGGTACGTTTGCTGTTAGGAGATATTTTAAATCAGAAGGGACAAATTGCCGAAGCAAAAGCGTTATTTTGTGGAGTAATTGATAGTAGTCCCAAAAATCCTGATGCTTATTTACGTTTAGCGAATATTCTCATGCAGGAACAACAGGAAGTAGAAGCGAAAAGTAATTTAGTTCAAGCAAAGGAATTATTGCAAAAACAGCGTCAACCAGAAAGGGCTAAAAAGGTTAGTGTTTTGTTAGATAAAATGTCTAAACTGTGA
- a CDS encoding homogentisate phytyltransferase, with the protein MNQFYKQSSAIFPGSWFYSFWKFSRPHTIMGTTLSVLGLYLITLGVTSTKFSGLHISQILATWIACICGNIYIVGLNQLEDIDIDKINKPDLPLASGEFTRGQGQLIVIITGIVALALAWLTGPFLMGMVTISLAIGTAYSLPPIRLKQFPFWAALCIFSVRGTIVNLGLFLHFSWVLQRSQGIPGAVWALTVFILVFTFAIAIFKDIPDMEGDRFYNITTFTLQLGQQKVFSLALWVLTICYGGMILVALFHLAEVNTIFILITHTVALIVMWWQGAGVDLQDKQAITNFYQFIWKLFFIEYLIFPVSCLLA; encoded by the coding sequence ATGAATCAATTTTATAAACAAAGTTCTGCTATTTTTCCAGGAAGTTGGTTTTATTCTTTTTGGAAGTTTTCCCGTCCCCATACAATTATGGGAACAACTTTGAGTGTTTTGGGTTTATATTTAATTACTCTGGGTGTCACTTCGACAAAGTTTTCTGGTTTGCATATTAGTCAAATTTTAGCAACATGGATTGCTTGTATCTGTGGCAATATTTATATTGTTGGTTTGAATCAATTGGAAGATATTGACATTGATAAAATCAATAAACCAGATTTACCTTTAGCGTCGGGAGAATTTACCAGAGGACAAGGACAATTAATTGTTATTATTACTGGTATTGTGGCTTTGGCTTTAGCATGGCTAACGGGACCATTTTTAATGGGTATGGTAACGATAAGTTTAGCAATTGGTACGGCTTATTCTTTACCACCAATTCGTTTAAAACAGTTTCCATTTTGGGCTGCTTTATGTATTTTTTCGGTGCGGGGAACGATTGTTAATTTAGGTTTATTTTTGCATTTTAGTTGGGTATTGCAAAGAAGCCAAGGGATTCCGGGTGCAGTTTGGGCTTTAACGGTGTTTATCTTGGTATTTACATTTGCGATCGCTATTTTCAAAGATATTCCTGATATGGAAGGAGATAGATTTTATAATATCACAACTTTCACCCTCCAACTCGGACAACAAAAAGTATTTAGTCTCGCACTTTGGGTATTAACAATCTGTTATGGAGGTATGATTTTAGTAGCGTTATTCCATCTTGCGGAAGTTAACACTATCTTCATCTTAATCACTCATACAGTAGCTTTAATTGTGATGTGGTGGCAAGGTGCTGGAGTTGATTTACAAGACAAACAAGCCATTACTAATTTCTATCAATTTATCTGGAAATTGTTTTTCATTGAATATCTAATTTTTCCTGTTTCCTGTTTATTAGCTTAA
- a CDS encoding methyltransferase domain-containing protein — protein sequence MSQILYKQIQEFYDASSSLWEQIWGEHMHHGYYGVDGKQVKERRQAQIDLIEELLKWADVKGAENILDVGCGIGGSSLYLADKFGANATGITLSPVQAARATERSLAMSLSQKTRFMVANAQEMPFDDNSFDLVWSLESGEHMPDKTKFLQECYRVLKPGGTLIMVTWCHRNTDKSPLTTDEQKHLEDIYRVYCLPYVISLAEYEAIAWQLPLNNIRTADWSTAVAPFWNVVIDSAFTPQAFIGLLMAGWTTIQGALSLGLMRRGYETGLVRFGLLRGTK from the coding sequence ATGAGTCAAATACTTTACAAACAAATTCAGGAATTTTACGATGCTTCTTCCAGTCTGTGGGAACAGATTTGGGGAGAACATATGCACCACGGTTATTATGGTGTAGATGGTAAACAGGTAAAAGAACGCCGTCAGGCACAAATTGATTTAATTGAAGAGTTGCTAAAATGGGCAGATGTTAAGGGCGCTGAAAATATTCTTGATGTCGGCTGTGGAATTGGTGGTAGTTCTTTATACTTAGCTGATAAGTTTGGGGCCAATGCTACGGGAATTACATTGAGTCCTGTACAAGCCGCTAGAGCCACCGAAAGGTCTTTGGCAATGAGTTTGAGTCAAAAGACTAGATTCATGGTTGCCAATGCCCAAGAAATGCCCTTTGATGATAATTCTTTTGATTTGGTTTGGTCACTGGAAAGCGGTGAACATATGCCAGATAAAACTAAGTTTTTACAAGAGTGTTATCGCGTGTTAAAGCCCGGTGGAACTTTGATTATGGTGACATGGTGTCATCGGAATACGGATAAGTCACCACTAACAACGGATGAGCAAAAGCACTTAGAGGATATTTATCGAGTCTATTGTTTACCTTATGTGATTTCTTTAGCGGAGTATGAAGCGATCGCTTGGCAATTACCATTAAATAATATTCGCACGGCTGATTGGTCAACCGCAGTTGCACCTTTTTGGAATGTTGTCATTGATTCAGCGTTTACACCCCAAGCATTTATCGGTTTATTAATGGCTGGTTGGACTACAATTCAGGGGGCATTATCTTTAGGTTTAATGCGTCGAGGTTATGAAACTGGATTAGTTAGATTTGGATTATTACGCGGGACAAAATAA
- a CDS encoding TrkH family potassium uptake protein — protein sequence MTVARTICLGFVAVILLGAILLTMPFSTGNGNWNDPIVALFTSTSAVCVTGLAVVDTGTDFSFLGQLFIALLAQIGGLGYMTTTTFLMLLIGRKFDLRQKVAIQQALDRPGMSGSSQIIRSIIATTLLFELTGVFLLMIVFVPEKGWQEGTWLAIFHSVSAWDNAGFSLFKDNLIGYQSSPLVIITIGCLIIFGGIGYQVILDMYLWLRDRIVKKTSCLVFSLDFKVATSTTLILLVLGTIAILFVEIRNDSVFGQLSLSDKILAAWFQSVSTRTAGFNSIDIGKMTNAGLFIMIALMFIGASPGGTGGGIKTTTLRVLTSCTNAILQGKEEVLLYNRKIAISLILKAVGVVFGSLATVIVATVLISITDPKLAFIQILFEVVSAFGTVGLSTGITGTVSIAAKLILILTMYIGRVGVLLLMSSILGDPRPTRIHYPEENLLVG from the coding sequence ATGACTGTTGCGCGGACAATTTGTTTGGGCTTTGTCGCTGTCATTCTCTTGGGAGCAATTCTCTTGACAATGCCTTTCTCTACTGGTAATGGTAATTGGAATGACCCCATTGTTGCCCTATTTACTTCAACTTCGGCAGTTTGTGTCACAGGTTTAGCAGTGGTAGATACTGGTACTGATTTTTCGTTTTTAGGTCAGTTGTTTATTGCCTTATTAGCCCAAATTGGTGGTTTAGGTTATATGACAACTACCACATTTTTAATGTTATTAATTGGCAGAAAATTTGACCTGCGACAAAAAGTAGCAATTCAACAAGCTTTAGACCGTCCAGGCATGAGTGGTAGCAGTCAAATTATCCGTTCTATTATTGCGACTACCTTATTATTTGAACTCACGGGAGTATTTTTATTAATGATAGTCTTTGTTCCCGAAAAAGGTTGGCAAGAAGGAACTTGGTTAGCAATTTTTCATAGTGTTAGTGCTTGGGATAATGCTGGATTTAGTTTATTCAAAGATAATTTAATTGGTTATCAATCTTCTCCTTTAGTGATTATCACAATTGGCTGTTTAATTATCTTTGGAGGTATTGGTTATCAAGTAATTTTGGATATGTATTTGTGGTTACGTGACCGCATAGTCAAAAAAACAAGTTGTTTAGTATTCTCTCTAGATTTCAAAGTTGCTACTAGCACAACTTTAATATTATTAGTGTTAGGAACAATTGCAATTCTCTTTGTAGAAATTAGAAACGATAGCGTCTTTGGACAATTAAGTTTATCTGATAAAATATTAGCCGCTTGGTTTCAGTCAGTTAGTACCAGAACCGCTGGTTTTAATAGCATTGACATTGGGAAAATGACTAATGCCGGATTATTCATTATGATTGCTTTGATGTTTATTGGTGCAAGTCCTGGAGGTACAGGAGGAGGAATCAAAACAACTACTTTACGAGTGCTTACCAGTTGTACAAATGCAATTCTTCAAGGCAAAGAAGAGGTATTATTATATAATCGCAAAATTGCCATCTCATTAATTTTAAAAGCTGTTGGAGTGGTGTTTGGTTCACTAGCAACAGTGATTGTAGCTACGGTTTTAATTAGTATTACTGACCCCAAATTGGCTTTTATTCAAATTCTTTTTGAAGTAGTATCAGCCTTTGGTACAGTCGGACTCTCTACAGGAATTACAGGGACTGTTTCTATTGCAGCAAAATTAATTTTAATTCTCACAATGTATATTGGTCGAGTTGGTGTTTTATTATTAATGTCATCTATATTAGGTGATCCTCGTCCTACCAGAATCCACTATCCCGAAGAAAATCTCCTTGTTGGATAA
- a CDS encoding P-loop NTPase fold protein produces MNQPNFQRANTLKSAYNACTLEPLEPAEISKYYVDLSAVRKSSAVEGVSTILEFQELGDYTTILFTGHRGSGKSTELKKIQSQWEQNYHVIYLEVNEETDINDANYTDLYLIVIKQVEFTLRKLGLKFEQKLLNSFENWFKEITEENEESVEKSVSVESEASLEGGAPFIAKLMVKLLAQIKGSDKQKTTIRQTLEKDISRLKADINLLLDDAYGKLRKKYPNSKGLLIIFDNLDRVPPAVADHLFFDYAAQLQELHCTIIYTVPISILCSPKKPLALFDGEPHIVPMVNIYQFDRNVRDLNYNQIGLDAVASLIEKRVDVNAVFNSRAELLELAKASGGHVRQIMQMMRATCLRASTKNHSKIEAEDVVYAVKQQQFSFERFIPEEHYPVLAQVYVNKDVSKDDIGQLMLFNTSVLEYNGDNRWNYPNPVVKQNEFFQKALAEITT; encoded by the coding sequence ATGAATCAACCTAACTTTCAACGTGCAAATACTCTAAAATCTGCTTATAATGCTTGCACTTTAGAACCACTAGAACCTGCGGAAATTTCAAAATACTATGTTGATTTATCAGCAGTACGTAAATCTTCAGCCGTTGAGGGTGTAAGCACAATTTTAGAGTTTCAAGAATTAGGGGACTATACCACTATTTTATTTACTGGACATCGAGGTTCAGGTAAAAGTACAGAGTTAAAAAAGATTCAAAGTCAATGGGAACAAAATTATCATGTCATTTATTTAGAAGTAAATGAAGAAACAGATATTAATGATGCTAATTATACAGATTTATATTTAATTGTAATTAAGCAAGTTGAATTTACTTTACGGAAATTAGGGTTAAAGTTTGAACAAAAATTATTAAATAGTTTTGAGAATTGGTTTAAGGAAATTACAGAAGAAAATGAAGAAAGTGTAGAAAAATCCGTCAGTGTGGAATCAGAAGCCAGTTTAGAAGGTGGTGCGCCATTTATTGCGAAATTAATGGTGAAATTATTGGCACAAATCAAGGGTTCTGATAAACAAAAAACTACAATTCGCCAAACTTTAGAAAAGGATATTTCTCGACTCAAGGCAGATATCAACCTATTGCTAGATGACGCTTATGGTAAATTGAGAAAAAAATATCCAAACTCTAAGGGTTTATTAATTATTTTTGATAACTTAGATCGTGTTCCCCCTGCGGTTGCAGATCATTTATTTTTTGACTATGCAGCCCAATTACAAGAACTGCACTGTACAATTATTTATACAGTTCCTATTTCTATTCTTTGTTCACCGAAAAAACCTCTAGCTTTATTTGATGGTGAACCGCACATTGTGCCAATGGTGAATATATACCAATTTGATCGAAATGTGCGTGATTTAAACTATAATCAAATTGGATTGGATGCAGTAGCAAGTTTAATTGAAAAACGAGTAGATGTTAATGCTGTGTTTAATTCCCGTGCAGAATTGCTAGAATTAGCTAAAGCTAGTGGTGGTCATGTGCGTCAAATTATGCAAATGATGAGGGCTACTTGCTTACGCGCCAGCACCAAAAATCATAGTAAGATTGAAGCTGAAGATGTTGTTTATGCTGTCAAACAACAACAATTTAGTTTTGAAAGATTTATTCCTGAAGAACATTATCCAGTTTTAGCGCAAGTTTACGTGAATAAAGATGTGAGTAAAGATGATATTGGCCAGTTAATGCTGTTTAATACTTCTGTTTTAGAATACAATGGCGATAACAGATGGAATTATCCTAACCCAGTGGTGAAGCAAAATGAATTCTTCCAAAAAGCACTGGCAGAAATTACAACATGA
- a CDS encoding tetratricopeptide repeat protein, producing MNSSKKHWQKLQHDFNAELGQFVALNQDILAELLTFIDFSEKFTLGFIEINFPPDGELLIEALKTNSQCEEIQFVILKFADPNLRFLRDAIIHELANIEKEANKKLVLIIQGLEKSIGVFGEYPPFLQDLNFVRDAYKKTVPYPILFILPDYAINRLAKFAPDFWAWRSGVFRFKTLEKTRENAIAQTLESHIEIDRVEPQEKQERIEILQSLLMEYKPTCEQTNDGNLRRYSNILLELGTAYISQHQAKTAREYLAEALQIADKLADVNFQLQVLNKIGDAFAEERKFETAINYYRQGVDIAKELKNRNGESYALFKLGNAYFDLRQFLKAKEYYQQCLKIYQELGKRNSQAGTYHQLGYVAQEMREYAQARDFYQQALSIKIEFGDAFGGQSLRFSQAGTYHQLGRVAEEMREYAQARDFYQQALSIFIEFGDAFGGQSLRFSQAKTYHQLGRVAEEMREYAQARDFYQLALSIKIEFGDRYSQASTYHCLGILAETQEDYTEARVNLQTALEIYVEYKDEYWGNIARENLERLPE from the coding sequence ATGAATTCTTCCAAAAAGCACTGGCAGAAATTACAACATGATTTTAACGCCGAATTGGGGCAATTTGTCGCCCTGAATCAAGATATTTTGGCGGAATTATTGACCTTTATTGACTTTTCTGAAAAGTTTACTTTAGGATTTATTGAGATTAATTTTCCTCCTGATGGAGAGTTATTAATTGAGGCATTAAAAACAAATTCCCAATGTGAGGAAATTCAATTTGTAATTCTCAAATTTGCTGATCCTAATTTGCGCTTTTTGCGTGATGCTATTATTCATGAATTAGCAAATATTGAGAAAGAGGCAAATAAAAAGTTAGTATTAATTATTCAAGGTTTAGAAAAATCTATTGGTGTGTTTGGTGAATATCCGCCATTTTTACAAGATTTGAATTTTGTCAGGGATGCTTACAAAAAAACTGTCCCTTATCCTATTTTATTCATTTTACCAGATTACGCTATTAACCGTTTAGCTAAATTTGCTCCTGATTTTTGGGCTTGGCGTTCTGGTGTGTTTAGATTTAAAACTTTAGAAAAAACTAGAGAAAATGCAATTGCTCAGACTTTAGAATCTCATATAGAAATTGACAGAGTAGAACCACAAGAAAAACAAGAACGAATTGAGATTTTACAAAGTTTATTGATGGAATATAAACCTACCTGTGAGCAAACTAATGATGGTAATTTACGCAGGTATAGTAATATTTTATTGGAGTTGGGAACAGCTTATATTAGTCAACATCAAGCAAAAACAGCGAGGGAATATTTAGCTGAAGCTTTACAAATTGCTGACAAATTAGCAGATGTTAATTTTCAACTTCAGGTTTTGAATAAAATTGGTGATGCTTTTGCTGAGGAAAGAAAATTTGAAACAGCTATTAATTATTATCGACAGGGTGTAGATATTGCCAAAGAACTAAAAAACCGTAATGGTGAAAGTTATGCTTTGTTTAAATTAGGTAATGCTTATTTCGATTTACGGCAATTTTTAAAAGCCAAAGAATATTATCAACAGTGTTTAAAAATTTATCAGGAATTAGGGAAGAGAAATTCTCAAGCTGGAACATACCACCAGTTGGGATATGTAGCCCAAGAAATGCGGGAATATGCCCAAGCACGGGACTTTTATCAACAAGCTTTATCTATCAAAATCGAATTTGGCGATGCCTTCGGCGGGCAAAGCCTACGCTTTTCTCAAGCTGGAACATACCACCAGTTGGGAAGAGTAGCCGAAGAAATGCGGGAATATGCCCAAGCACGGGACTTTTATCAACAAGCTTTATCTATCTTTATCGAATTTGGCGATGCCTTCGGCGGGCAAAGCCTACGCTTTTCTCAAGCTAAAACCTACCACCAGTTGGGAAGAGTAGCCGAAGAAATGCGGGAATATGCCCAAGCACGGGACTTTTATCAACTAGCTTTATCTATTAAAATCGAATTTGGCGATCGCTATTCTCAAGCTAGTACCTACCACTGTTTAGGCATACTTGCAGAGACGCAGGAAGATTATACAGAAGCAAGAGTAAATTTACAAACAGCCTTAGAGATATATGTTGAATATAAAGATGAATATTGGGGGAATATTGCGAGGGAGAATTTAGAGAGATTACCAGAGTGA
- a CDS encoding type II toxin-antitoxin system HicA family toxin, translating into MPSFAPISRRDLIYYLKQIGFDGPYSGTRHQFMVRDDVRLIIPNPHEGDISKSLLAKILKQAQISRNEWEVL; encoded by the coding sequence ATGCCAAGCTTTGCACCTATTAGTCGCCGGGATTTAATTTATTACCTGAAACAAATTGGCTTTGATGGTCCATATTCAGGGACAAGACATCAATTTATGGTTAGAGATGATGTGAGGTTAATAATTCCTAATCCCCATGAAGGAGATATTAGCAAAAGCTTATTAGCAAAGATATTAAAACAAGCTCAAATCAGTAGAAATGAATGGGAAGTGCTTTAA
- a CDS encoding type II toxin-antitoxin system HicB family antitoxin produces the protein MITDYIQSALKRAKYELLEDGTFYAEVPELQGLYANAPTLENCREELKQSLEEWIVLGLQLGHNIPELDGIYLALKKDVA, from the coding sequence ATGATAACAGACTACATTCAATCAGCCTTAAAACGCGCTAAATATGAACTTTTAGAAGATGGTACTTTTTACGCTGAAGTCCCTGAATTACAAGGTTTATATGCCAATGCACCTACACTGGAAAATTGTCGGGAAGAATTAAAACAATCTTTAGAAGAATGGATTGTTTTAGGATTGCAGTTAGGACATAATATACCTGAGTTAGATGGTATTTACCTTGCTTTGAAAAAGGATGTAGCTTGA
- a CDS encoding Uma2 family endonuclease yields the protein MVMQRSQTNPTSQILPLENGDRLSRHEFERRYTESLDIKKAELIEGVVYVASPLRFQRHAEPHAKLMIWLGNYQIYTPGIKLGIEPTIRLDQDNEPQPDGVLLIDESLGGKSRITDDDYIEGAPELVAEIAASSAAYDLYDKKKAYKRNGIQEYLVWQSLENKLDWFGLHDSEYILLQPDTEGIIKSQVMPGLWLSVTALLAGDMVKVLEVLQTGLNSPEHTEFLRRLSG from the coding sequence ATGGTAATGCAGCGGTCACAAACTAACCCAACTTCTCAAATTCTACCATTAGAAAATGGCGATCGCTTATCACGCCATGAATTTGAACGTCGTTATACTGAAAGTCTCGATATTAAAAAAGCTGAATTAATCGAAGGAGTAGTTTACGTGGCTTCACCTTTACGCTTTCAACGTCATGCAGAACCCCATGCTAAATTGATGATTTGGTTAGGAAATTATCAAATTTATACCCCCGGAATTAAATTAGGAATAGAACCCACTATTAGATTAGATCAAGATAATGAACCTCAACCCGATGGAGTTTTATTAATTGATGAAAGTTTGGGTGGAAAATCTCGAATTACCGATGATGATTATATTGAAGGCGCACCGGAATTAGTCGCGGAAATTGCCGCCAGCAGTGCAGCTTATGATTTATATGATAAGAAAAAAGCCTATAAACGGAACGGCATTCAAGAATATCTTGTTTGGCAGAGTTTAGAAAATAAATTAGATTGGTTTGGGTTACATGACAGTGAATATATATTACTGCAACCTGATACAGAGGGCATTATTAAAAGTCAAGTTATGCCGGGATTATGGTTATCTGTAACGGCATTATTAGCAGGAGATATGGTTAAAGTTTTAGAAGTATTGCAAACAGGATTAAATTCACCAGAACACACGGAATTTTTACGGCGTTTATCAGGTTGA